tgtagtctttgatcttcatcggtgcttcaagtcctcttcactttcagcaagcacggctGCGTCATCTGCAtgactcaggttgttaatgagtcttcctccaatcctgatgccctgttcttcttcggagtccagcttcttggattatttgttcagcatacagactgaataaggatggtgaaaggatacaaccctgacgcacacctttcctgaatttaaaccatgcagtattcccttgttctgtccaaacaactgcctcttgatctatgtacaggttcctcatgagcacaattaagtgctctggaattcccattcttcacaatgttatccataatttcttatgatccacacagtcaaatgcctttgcacagtcaataaacataggtaaacatctttctggtattctctgctttcagccaaggcccatctgacctcagcaatgatatccctggttccacgttctcttctaagcccaggttgaatttctggcagttttctgttaacgtactgctgcagccccttttgaagatctttagcaaaattttacttgtgatattaatgatattgttcagtaatttctgcatttggttggatcacctttccagggaataggcataaatacaggtctcttccagtcggttggccaggtagcttgtcttccagatttcttggcatagaggagtgagcacttccagtgctacagctgttcgttgaaacatctcaactggtattccatcaattcctggagccttgtttttcaccagtgtcttcagtgcagcttggacctcttccttcagtaccgtcggttcctgatcatatgctacctcctgaaatggttgaacattggccaattctttttgttatagtgattctgtgtattccttccatcttcttttgatgcttcctgaattgtTCAGATttctgcccatagaatccttcagtattgcaactcaacacttgaattttttcttcagttctttcagcttgagaagctctgagcatgttcttcacttttggttttctaactccaggtctttgcacatgtcactgtaatactttactttgtcttctagagctgccctttgaaattttctattcagctcttttactttatcatttcttccttttgctttagctactcaacgttcgagagcaagtttcagagtctcttctgtcatctattttggtctttcttttctttttaatgacctcttgctttcttcatgtatgatgtccttgatgtcattccacaactcgtctcatCTTGGGTCATCAGTGTTCGACATGCGAAATCTattctgagatggtctctaaattcaggtgggatatactcaaggttatactttggctcttgaggacttgttctaattttcttcagcttcaacttgaagtgGCATACAAGCAGCTGATGGTCTATtccaaagtcagcccctggccttgttctggctgatatcaagcttttccatcctctctttccacagatgtggtcaatttgatccctggtgtattccatctgggaagatccatgtgtacagtcaccatttatgctgttgaaaaaaggaatttgcaatgaagaagtcattggtcttgcaaaaatctacCATGTggtctccggcatcatttctatcaccaaggccttcttctttgtttccatctttcttgcattccaattaccagtaattatcactgcatcctgattgcatgttcgatcagacagcagaagttggtaaaaatcttcaatttcttcatctttggttttagtggttgctacataattttgaataatagttgtattaactggtcttccttgttgtcatatggacattatcctatcactgacagcactgtactccaggatagatcttgaaatgttcttcttgatgatgaatgcaatgccattcctcttcatgttgtcattcctggcctagtagaccatataattgtccaattcaaaatggccaataccattccatttcagctcactaatgcctaggatatcgatgtttatgcattccatttaatttttgatgatttccaattctcctagattcatacttcatacattccatattctgattattaatggatgtttgcggctgttctcattttgagtcatgccacatcagcaaacgaaggtcctgaaagcttgactccatccacgtcattaaggttgactctactttgaggcagcagctcttccccactcatctttcgagtgccttccaaccttaggggctcgtcttctggcactgtatcagacaatgttccgctgctattcataaggttgtcactggctatttcttctcagaagcagactgctggctccttctccctagtcttagtctggaagcccagctgaaacatgtctgccatgggtgaccctgccggtatttgaatactgatggcatagtttccagcatcacagtaatatgcaagcccccacagtatgacaagctgacagatgcatgggggttgACTTAAATAGCCAGCTCATTTTAGGTGCCTGCAGCTTCTACTTTTTGTTCCCTTAATAGTCTTTGATGTTTCATTTCTGTCCTATTTTGCATTTGATGGCTATTGTCATCTGCTTGCTACCCTTATGGTAGTCTTTGTTTCATATGGGGATCAAAGCCATAACCCAGCCCCTATTCTAAGCACTGGAGGCAATGAGTCTTATACACTGGGCCCCTGAGTTCCAGCTGTTCCCTAGAGCAATGATATGGGCCCCTTTGTGCTGGTACTTCATTTCCAGAGGTAAACTATCCACTTGATTAAACAGCTTCCCAAAATTTAGTTCCACAGTACCACATATTTACTGCATAGAATTTTTGTTTGTACCTAGCTGAGAGAGACCTTGGAGGCTATCAAGGTAGGCCATTCACTTTATATAGATATGACAAAACTAAGGCCAAGAAGTGTATAGCTTACCTAAGGCCACACAGTTCACATAACAAAACCAGACCATGACCAAAGTCTCTCAGTCCTAATCCAGTGTCTTCGGCAAACTCCCAGCTTACTCACAGGGGCTTGCATCCAAGCTGACACTGTTCTGTGAAGCATTAATGTGTGGCAGAGGCACTGCTATCAGACCCCCGAGTGGCCTAGTGGCTTAGCTGTGtgtctgtccccctcttcctggTGATTTCTGCTTCTTACTGGTCACTGACCGTACTGTAATGGCTCCCCCATGATTGCTTTGAGGTATCATTGATGAATTTCCATGACATCTCCTAGGGAATTGGCCTTTATTTTGGTCACACCTGTGATCTTTTCATTGATTTTGGAActaatgaattcctagaaagggAATTCCCCTATTGTGGTGGTATGGGGGGGGGGTGCGTCAGGGAGGCCTAGACCTTCTAGGCCCTGTAATTGGTTGAGCCTGTTTTTTCCTCAAGagcctctggaaagtgggaaagtatGATGACTGCACTGCTTTATTTAGCTTCTGACACTCCCAAAGTTGCCCTGAAGTAATCTTTACTCTTACTTCTCCCCAGGCCCAATATGTTTCTTGAGCTCTCCTGAGGTTTACAACTTCTTCCCACTGCCCAACACAGGGTGAGCCCAAAGCATCCCAGGTGGGTGGAGCAAATCAGATTTCAGGACTGACATGGGATCCATTTGCACTCCCAGTGTGTGAGTTTAAGGTTATCTAGGTTGTCTGTCTCCATGAAGTGTGTCTTGCTGCCAAACCAGAGAGCGTCTGTAAATCTGAAAGGGAACAAGTGCTCCAGATGAAGGATTCTCAGTCCCCCCAATCAGAGaccaaacaaaatgaaacaaaaaacccaccaGCTGGGTAAGTCTTAAAGCCGCATCTTCCTAGAAATTCCTCTCAAAATTCGCGACATTCATTGAGCCTTCAGTAGCCCATCCCAGCTCAGTTGATCTATCAATCTGCAATCCTTCAGCACTTACAAATTTGTATGCAGTTTGTTTTTCCCTTTGAGCAGCCTCATGAGAAACACAGGAACACTTATAAACCTCGAGACAAGCTATACCTGAAAGGAAGAATTTGGGGCAGTGCTATAAAGGGGGGCTGTGTTAGCCCATGTTTACTCTTTCAGGGGCACATATCTAAAAGTACAAATCTTAGAATCTGCCATGTTCAGTCTCACAAACCCTTACAAGCCCAGGCCTTTTCTGTCTATAGGGAGGGAGACACAGAATGGCCTTTATGATATAAGCCAGCTGGGCTTCTCTGGCTTGGAGGGATGCAATGGAGCATCTGTTGTGTTGACCTCATGACAGATGAGTTTAGGCAAAGGCTTAACCTGGGTCACTGAACTTGGCAGTCAGGAGCAAGGGCCAGGTACTTCTTGGTCCATTACCTTTTATAAGGGACGGTGACATTTTTCATGACTTTCCTACGTTAGAAGATTCTTGTGTAGCAGTGGCTGCAGGAAATTATTAAAGTGGCAGCAAAAGAGCCCAGACTCTCCAAAGAAGACACCCCTGTGCAGCTGTTGCAATGGAAGCAGGAAGGGTGTCAGCTAGAAGTCCTGACAGAGGGCTCTGGGACCTCAGAAGTTTCTACATTCTCAGACTGGCCGCGTCACATCTGCTGAGCTCCCCTTGGTGCCCCATCCGTGGGGGTAGAGATGAGAGAGATTGATACTGAATAAAAGGAACATGTCCCTATTGCTAGACCAACATCTGAATTCTTTTCAGAGAATCTGATAACAGAAGTAAGACTGAagatgatcctggaagctattaGGAAACCTCAAAGTAGTGAAGTCAGAGACAATTCCTCTGGCTTCTGTCAAGTTGAAAAACCACAAGACCAGCGAAAACAAAGTCTGTCCAAGAGTTACCTCTGAGAGTGCCCCTCTGCCTCTGAGATATTCTCTGAAAAGCTGTCCCAAACTGCCGAGTGTGGAGCTCAAGAACACAGCCACATGGGCCAGTGAGCCTTTTAGTGTCCAACTGCTTTGGCCAGTGCACAGTCTCATATGTACTTTTTcactctttaaatttttaaaaaaatatgaatggCTTTAGGCAAGATACGCACTccatttttcacttcctttatGTTACCTGCTTGGCCCTAGggcatttgagtgtgtgtgtctgtggtatagtGGAAAGCTTGGGCAGGTAAGAGCTCCATCATTTAACAGCTGTATGGCCTTAGGCAAGTGTCTTGACTTTGCTGAACCAGTACTTGTCTACAAAATGGGGTTAAAGCTAGAGGTTCAGCTGCAGGAATGGTTGCTCACCCTCCTTCCCCCAAAGCAGGTGGACTTCTTAGACACATCCCATCAGGCAGGGCTGGCTACACCACCCCTCCCTTCTGGGGGTAGGAGCTGTGTATGAACACCTGGTCATCTCTCACAGAACAGCAAGGAGCTTAATGTGTTAAAGGATATTATTTTATAGTCACAAGAGAGAATACTTTGAAGTGTCTCTACCTTCCTACTTCCTGCTTATGGAACTCACAAGACAGAGGCTTTATTTAGACACCAAAAGTTGAAGACTCAGACTTGGTGTTCTAAACTTCATTTGCACATATCTGAAGCCAGAGGGAGAAGCTCTCCCTGGGGTGGGTCAGTCACCCTGTGTCCTTGGCTGAGCAGACCCCTAGGGAGGGCTCTGGCCCATCTCCACACTAGCCTAATTAGGAATCATCACTGCAGGAACACAGCCTCTGCAGGCCCAGCTAAGCGCAGCAACGTTCTGGAGCATGGTTACACTCTCTGCTGACATTAGGCAGGACAGAAGGCCCCTCACTCCCGCCCTCATCTCAAGATTCTGTGGCTACTGAAATCAAACTGCGAATCATAATGCTGATCACTCATAGTGTCAGATCCCGTGGACATCCATCATGGGGGATGAAGGGGGAAATGCCAGGATATACAGAGACGCTGTAAAGGTGACAGGGAGTATGGCTAGGACTCTGGCCAAAGGGAAAGTGCCGGCTCCTTCCACTCCCATTTCGGCTTGCTTTCCTGGGAGGCAAAACCAGGAGCCCTCTCCAACAAGGGTTTTTCCAGCCCTAGTCTCTGGAGACAAAGAGGCAAGCCTGGGCAACGGTCTCTACCAAAGGCTTTCGCAATGTTTCaatcctcctccttccttccataAAACATCAGTAGCCCTCTTTGCCTTTAGCTATCAAAAAGAAACCAGGGCAGCCATGCCCGAGAGACTTAAGACAAACACCTAAGCTAAACGGCATTTCTGTCCCCTGGTCCAAGCCTGCCATTGGATGCATTCCTGAGACCACAGAGGCCACCAGCCCAACATACTGCTTTCTGAGGGGAGGAAGCTGCTCCTTACCTGGCTCCTACCTCCACTCTTGGATCACTGTACAGAATCTCCCTCACAGAAACCCAGCCTTTTGTTCTGGGTAACCCCATGGGGAAGGGCCAGGAAGCCACTTCCATTTGAAACCCTCTGGGTATAGCTGGGCAGGTCTACACCGCCCACTTTaaagggcctttctcttttccatttcaACTCACACCCACAGCCCCTGATCAAAGGCAAATTCCTGAACTCCCCAATAGAAGCTGCTGTGGACTAGAGGGGGAACCTTGCACATCTGGGAACGCTAATGGATCTCTTATTCCAGAGAGCACCTGGTAGCCTCATACTTCCAGATCCACAGGGCTAAAGGGAGGCATTTCCACAAGGTTGAGTTGCAGAAAGTGAGAGAGGAATTCCAGGCTAGACACTGAAGAAGATAATGGGAGATGGAAGGTGCTGAGGCTGTAGGGAGACAGAAACAGGGTCTGCAGTCACCCCAGGATGCTTGGTGATGATATCCCAGGAAGCCTCCAGCACCTCATAGACTGTGGGTTATGTGGCCAGACTACCTGGGTGTGCAGCACAGAACAAGGGACCTGCCTGTTCTGAGAGGGGCAACGAGAAAGGTCAGGACGCAGCACCACTGCCTGCTGATGAAAATCAAGCAACAGGCAGGTGCTCCCTCGGGAGAAAGATGAAAAAGAAGAGGCCCCATCCATGTTGAGGAAGATAGACCTAAAATAAAACTACCTCCATCCAATGAGCAGCCTTACTGAGCCTGCCCAGTGCAGTTTCCCTAAAGGAGAAGGAAAAGTGCAGTACTTTAGGCTGAGCAGAAAGGTTGGATGCTCAGGCCAAGGATGCACAGTGTGTGGGTCTGACATCCTTCATCCAACCCAGGGCTGACTGGGAGGCAGCAGGCACTTGGATTCTCTGCTGCCACTTCATGGAGAGGGAAACCGAGGCACAgcaaagagggagggagaaatcaCAAGTGCACCTCTGCCTGCAGCAGAACTGGGCTGAATCCTAGCCTCCCAACTCTCGCTTGGTTCTGCACACTCCTGGGAAGGGCTCGGTGGGATGCAGCTCAGGAAGCACCTGGCTTCTCCCCAGGGGCgcttcccccaccccatctggaaGCTCAGGAGGAGCACCTTTCTTCAGGCTCAGTTCAGTGGGCCTTTATTTCTCATTCTGAAAGGAAAGCCTGAGAGGAGGCAGGAAACTCTTTGTGCATCTCCCAGCTGAAGTTGAGGCTCCCTGACTCTGCCATGGGAGCCGGTATAAGGCTCAAGAATGGGGACTCCAGAGCCTATAGCCCTCCACTCCGGCAAGCGGCCCTGCCCTGTGCCACTTGAGCTGTAGGAGCCTCCTGGACACTTCCCACCTACCCAGGGGGCTGCGCTGCTCTTTTAAGCCATCAGCCCCTCAGGAATGTGGGGGTGACATCATTCACAATAGAATGATTTCCTGGAGCACCTCAGAAGTGAACTAGCGGTGTGAGCCTTTTCTACGAGTTTAAGTGTTggacaggttagggttagggttagggtaggcaGTGGTGCCTCTTTGGAATGTGGTCTTGTCACTGCCTACATCCAAACAAAGGTTCTTTGCAGAAAGCCTGGCGCCATGGCCACCACCTCAGGGCAGCCTCTACCAGGCAGCGCTAGCATTCCTGCTCCTGCAGGAGCCCCTCTCTATCGGCGCAGCTGTGCGTAGGGGATGTGAGCCTGCTGAGGGAGCCCACCATGTACTCCTTCAGGACCCCCGCGGGTTCCCTGCGCGTGGGGTGCGTGAACCTGCTGGGTGAATCCACCGTGTACTCCTTCTGGACCCCTGTGGGTTCCCTGTAGGGTTGAGCGGGTGTCTTCTGGGTCACAGACTTCTCCATACCAAGTGCTCCCATCCTCTCATTTCTGAGCCCAGCACCTCAGGCAGGAGGGGAGAAAATCCACAATTAGACAGAGGAGAAAACAGATTAACTGATAACCGCCCTCCCACTTCCAGCTTATCCCAGGGTACATTTGGTGAAACAGACTGGAGACATGACCAGGACTGTGCTCTGCAGCCCCATCTAGTCCCCCTTTTCACCCTAGAACAGTGGTCCTCAGCAGGGGATGGGGAGTGATTCtgtccccaggggacatttgacaatgGAGACACTTTTAATTACCACTGGGAAGCTGCTACTGGTATCTATGGGGTACCTCGTGGCTAGAGGTCaggatgctgctcaacatcctacaatgcacaggacagcccccaccacGAAGAACGAAGTGACCCAACGTCAATAATGTTGAGGTTGAGAAGGGGGTTTCACTGCATAAAATCTGGGGAGTTCTCTACGTTTCATACATACCAGTCCCACTACCCCCATGAAAAAGCCACCTGCAAAAGGGCACACCTGATAGCGTCTTCTCCTCCCCCCACAGGGTGGGCCACTGAGAACGATCACATGACAAACGCCTGGTGATGGACTCACGGAACCTCCAGCTCAGCTGTTGCCTTTTCTCCTCTCTGCACTCTACCTAGACTgttcctccccctgccctgttCTAGCTCCAGGGCCACTTCACTCCCCACAGCGCCTCTCTTGGCCCCGAGACCCAGACCCACTGTTGACGACTACAGACTCAGAGGTGAAGTACAGCTGGAAGCCACAGGAAGGGGGCCAGCTACATAAATGAACCAAAAGAGAAAACTCACTGCTCTGTCACAGTTCAGGAAACACGAAGTGGCTGGGGAATCTCAATAAATGCTcatgttttcttcagttttcagtGTTTCTGTAACTTGTCCTCTCTTACAAAGTTCCCCTCCAGTCTAGTCAGGCTGTTTCCCTCTCTGAGCCTAATAGGATTAGCTTGTTCTCAACCTGGTCCAAGCTCTTCCTCTGCCCGACATGCCCTGACCTTTGCCCCCACGTATCACGTACTACCTGACCTGCTCTGACCTCTTCTCTGACCTCCTCCTGACCTGCTCTGACCTCTTCTCTGACCTCCTCCTGGCCTGCTCTGACCTCTTCTCTGACCTCCTCCCCCTCAAAAACAACTGCCCAACTCAAGTCCACACAGTCAGTCCCACTTGGAGTGTGACAGAGTCCACCGGCTGCCCCACCCTCCAGTTATCCTGAACACTTGTCTTAGTCATACCCAACCCTTGAATTGCTCCAAGTGCTTtacacatattaactcattttacaaatgaaaaccaAAGTGCAAATAGCCTGATTTGCTCAAGGACACACAGCAAGCTAGGTGGCAGAGTCAGAATTTGGATCCGGACAGACTGACTCTGAAATTCCTGCTCTGAACTCTGGGTCCTGCTGCCTACCATGGCCATGTCTCATCTCTGCTGGGTCATCAGCTCGTAGGGGAGGAGGCATACCATCTCCAGCACCCACTGGCCAGCAAGCAGCTGGGCACACCACAGAGGCTCGGCAAATGCATGACCATGCCTGCTATGCGTCATGGACACTGGCCTTTATCAGACCTGTGGCACATCAGCACAGTGTTCCCGCACCCAGGGACCCTGCCATGTGCGCCTGCTGTACTTACCAGTGTGAGGGTGAGCAGGCACCTTGGTACAGGTGTAGACATGGCTGAAGCGGCGCCCGGAGGAGGTCAGGTACCAGCGCTGGATGGCTGGCTGCGGGTCGTACTCTGTGACCGCCACCCCATTTACAGCTGTCATCATGAGCATGTTGACCACCTCATTGGAGAGCTTGGTTCTCTCGTCGGTCTTGATCCGGGTCATGGCATGGAATGCACGCTCACAGCAGGATGTGGACACAGGCACGCAAACCACCACAGCCACCAGCCTGCTCAGCAGGGGGAAGCGGCGGTGCTGAGTAAAGGCATTCTTACACAGCATGGAGAACGGGAGGTTCTTGGTCACAGCCTTCAGGCCCAGCCACTCCTCCAGCAGGGCATCCTCACTGTACCCTGTGGGAAGCGAGAGCGCAAAATACCTGGCAAGGGCAAGAACGTCGTCATTCCCAAAGCTGGCAAGTTCCATCCCATCTGGCCAGACCATGGTATCAAACACCTCCATGTTCTTGAGCTGGGGAGGGCGGTCTGTGTCAAACCTCTGCTGCAGGTACTCGATCCCAGTCAGAACCACTCTCTCCCTGTCTGCCTGGAACCTCTGCTCTGCCATCTCCATCCCGTCCAGGGGAATGCCATGCAGACACCCATCCTGGAAGCTGGCATTAAACTCCTCTTCCTTGGGCCCTGCCTGGTGCAGGAGGGTCTCCAGGGCCACATAGGCCCGTGCCAGCGTGGCATTTACCTCTGTGATCAGTACAACTGCTTTCTGGCACACCTCAGACAAAGGCCTATAGATGCTCAGGAAGTCCAGGAGGAAGTGGCAGAACTTGACGAGGTGGAAGCTCTTCATCAGCCGCAGCATGCCCTGGGCCCGGTGCCCAACCTGGCCCCCCGCATCTGCCACGCTCTGCAGGTGCCGAGCCAAGGCAGGCCAGCTCACCAGAAGTGCATTCAGCGTTCGCCTCTTGCTGGCCACCCACCTGACGGCATTCAGGTCTTTCAGGCGGAGGATCTCCTGCTCGAGCAGAGCCGCGCCCTCCTGCAACTCATGCAGCCTTTTGTTTGAGGACTGGTAGAACTTGAAGATGGTCCGGATGTGCCGGTCACACTTCCTCACCAGGTCGATGCTCCCACAAGCATCAACCACAGCCAGGTGGAGCCGGTGGGCCACGCAGTGCACAGGCAGCAGCTGGGGGATGACCTCTTGGAACTTCTCCACAAGGCCTCCTTTGCAGCTCAGCATGGCTGAGCCATCGGTTCCCAGGCCCACCACCCAACCAGGCTTCCGGAAAGGGATATCCAGTTCATCCAGGGCAGAAATGATGGTTTCGAAATACCCATCAACTGTCTCACTGTACAGAGGGGCCAAAGTGATGTAAGACTCTTTCACCTCCATCTCCTTAAAGTATCGGATATAAATCCCCACACACGATTGGTCAGAGGAGTCCATGGACCTGTCCAGCAACATGCTCACATAAGGGGAGTCTCGGATATCATCGAGGATCTCCTTCTTCAGGGTTTCAGAGATATACTTGATGAACTGGGTGCACGCAGTGCGATTTCGATACTTGCCTAAAATCATGGTTCCAGTGCTTTGGAGAAGCTGCAGGATTTTCTCAAAGTCATTCAGTGGCCTCGCGTGGTACGCAATGGAGTAGGCAGCACTGAAAAAGTGCCCCATGTTGGCCATCAGGTCGCTGGAGATCTCTGGGACTAGGGAAGGTTGAGGGGCATCTTCTTGGACCCCCACAGTGCTAACGCAGAGCTTGTGTGCTTTGCTGACCTCATGGTACTTTAAAGTCTCCACTTTGAAAGGCCCAGTATAACCTCGGACTAATCGAGAGGATTTGTCATGGAGATTGGGTCTTGCTTTGCAAGCTGAGCAGAAGAGCTTGGTCTCTTTTGGGTCAATCACTAGCCATGGAAACTGCCCAAACCAAGCTCTCTGAATTGAACGGGGTCTGTATGTCCTCCTCATTCGCTCGGGTCCATCTACTTCTACTTCACAAACGCTGGGTCTGCAGTAGGAGGCACATGTTTCCACAGAAGGAGCTGAAGGCAATGCAGATCCTACAGTTGAGGCTTGTGTGTCTGCCTCTCTTATTGCTACCATCTTCTTTTTCCCTGTGGAGAAAATTGTGGTTGGTTTTGCTGCTCAGTACCCTGGAGAGTCAGAACGGTCTCCTATCAGCTAAGATACCCAATCAATTCAGTAAGCACCCTTTAGCCAAAGCAGAAAAGATGAATTTGATCCATCTTTCCAGTGATCATTAGAGCTTCTCCTTAAAACCTTCCCCATTATTATCTATGAAAGGCAATCTGGTTCCCCACCCTGATCCTTGTGGGTTCTTTTGCTAGCCTCCACCTCTCCTTACAGGTACCTTAGCAGACATCAGATGCTAAGTTTAAGTAACTACCTATGGCCATAGATATTATTGGATAAACAGGTGGTTTATCCTGGAAAGAAGGGAGGTACAGGAGTATATATAGTAGCTACTAGCCAGTAAGTTATTGAGATATGCAAAGCAACTACTTTTCACAGACCAATAGTGTTGTCACTAAAAAACCaaggaggagggaggaaaggaggaacaGCCATTCACAGACCTGTGCCTCTCATTGTTCCTCCTAACCACAGTGTCCACCCCATGCCATTCTCATCAGCTCTGCCAGAGCCCCTTTGGCACTTCTGCTTATCAGAGGATCTTACTGTTTCTATACTGTTCAAGCTTCCAGTCTACTCTGCGCATAGAGGGCAGGGTAAGTATCTTAGTCATCTCTATATACCTAGG
This Loxodonta africana isolate mLoxAfr1 chromosome 8, mLoxAfr1.hap2, whole genome shotgun sequence DNA region includes the following protein-coding sequences:
- the ZNF862 gene encoding zinc finger protein 862 codes for the protein MGRMEEIDVPEAAREPGLCLPPQKKAHLSHLRAEGGDMEVHCTGKRQRPAKPRSIQKSWFAQFPWLVMNEERTALFCSVCREYPCVREKRSRLIEGYTGPFKVETLKYHAKSKAHLFCVNALAARDPPWEAHLQSIADTPGEVLTSSAHLFPVDCPTSYPPGPLGDYDDVARLLPSSRAELRDPALYLDCVSELRQKEITDDIHTSSNINVLFDDSAEPFSQDDSEEGLFEEVPVVFEDVAVYFTREEWGLLDKRQKELYRGVMWMNYELLASLGPAAAKPDLISKLERRAAPWINNPKGSKWGKGRPPGKKKMVAIREADTQASTVGSALPSAPSVETCASYCRPSVCEVEVDGPERMRRTYRPRSIQRAWFGQFPWLVIDPKETKLFCSACKARPNLHDKSSRLVRGYTGPFKVETLKYHEVSKAHKLCVSTVGVQEDAPQPSLVPEISSDLMANMGHFFSAAYSIAYHARPLNDFEKILQLLQSTGTMILGKYRNRTACTQFIKYISETLKKEILDDIRDSPYVSMLLDRSMDSSDQSCVGIYIRYFKEMEVKESYITLAPLYSETVDGYFETIISALDELDIPFRKPGWVVGLGTDGSAMLSCKGGLVEKFQEVIPQLLPVHCVAHRLHLAVVDACGSIDLVRKCDRHIRTIFKFYQSSNKRLHELQEGAALLEQEILRLKDLNAVRWVASKRRTLNALLVSWPALARHLQSVADAGGQVGHRAQGMLRLMKSFHLVKFCHFLLDFLSIYRPLSEVCQKAVVLITEVNATLARAYVALETLLHQAGPKEEEFNASFQDGCLHGIPLDGMEMAEQRFQADRERVVLTGIEYLQQRFDTDRPPQLKNMEVFDTMVWPDGMELASFGNDDVLALARYFALSLPTGYSEDALLEEWLGLKAVTKNLPFSMLCKNAFTQHRRFPLLSRLVAVVVCVPVSTSCCERAFHAMTRIKTDERTKLSNEVVNMLMMTAVNGVAVTEYDPQPAIQRWYLTSSGRRFSHVYTCTKVPAHPHTGAGLRNERMGALGMEKSVTQKTPAQPYREPTGVQKEYTVDSPSRFTHPTRREPAGVLKEYMVGSLSRLTSPTHSCADREGLLQEQEC